One Aciduliprofundum boonei T469 genomic region harbors:
- a CDS encoding McrB family protein has product MENQKVIDDIEEAIEKLMTHELFNEAFQNEMLPKLNTFKNDKEYVYSTYGEKFRDVNSLDDNTLKNLISNFLNNSENRHWTGMQWQKNKIIKNIDKLRKALVYAVEHHTDDDPIPMLKEFEKVPGISYGISTPILHVMYPERFCPLNEKTYNALIITGVYNTLNLSTTNRGTPKKDGIKDYPKINEFSKKLVEKIREKYNLDETFSLWEVDALWHFINEAKKKSASGCYLEIIKVPRKRATIDVYKETLIGKYLWCPNTKEYVNGEKGVMEKVKPEDIIIHDWDGIIYGYSIVEKEPESVSKEDLIKIFENERFLNDSYKEAIEKYTSKNIKGFYIVKLKNFSRFEKEFRYSEVEGLPEQQNLQRLRGKYLLELDKDVCEYFGIMQDGPPKEIQFEKEIGTLLNAKNQVILYGPPGTGKTWIARNYALNGVGENNDRVAFVTFHPSFSYEDFVESIKPNADEDELRFRIEEGIFKRIARNAYNALLEYAGVHVSKRWDANGELPDLEDEERNKVKDVLDKEDFPKFYIIIDEINRGDVSKIFGELITLLEKDKRLFMENEMIVRLPYSKKKFGVPPNLYIIGTMNTADRSIALMDVALRRRFAFLEIMPSYTVLLKYLGISNVNKEDDAVKEIKDWKGDDLRDIKKLAIKALYTINEEIKKNYDRDHQIGHSYYLQLKDATTEDELKSKLKYIWLYEILPLLQEYFYGSNENLEKILYPCNKSGNVENDVIGCYKRDIMREDKSWSVAKFFDAIINHKKPSEKNE; this is encoded by the coding sequence ATGGAAAATCAGAAAGTAATTGATGATATAGAAGAAGCAATTGAAAAATTGATGACTCATGAACTTTTTAATGAAGCTTTTCAAAATGAAATGCTACCAAAATTAAATACTTTCAAAAATGATAAAGAGTACGTATATTCTACCTATGGAGAGAAGTTCAGAGATGTTAACTCATTAGATGACAATACCTTAAAAAATCTCATTTCTAATTTCTTAAATAATTCTGAAAATAGACATTGGACCGGAATGCAATGGCAAAAAAATAAAATCATAAAAAATATTGATAAATTAAGAAAAGCTCTTGTATATGCAGTTGAACACCATACTGATGATGATCCCATACCTATGCTCAAAGAATTTGAAAAGGTTCCTGGCATAAGTTATGGTATTTCAACTCCAATCCTACATGTGATGTATCCAGAGAGGTTTTGCCCTCTAAACGAAAAAACTTACAACGCCCTCATAATAACTGGAGTTTATAATACTCTGAATCTTAGTACTACTAATAGGGGTACTCCAAAAAAGGATGGAATTAAAGATTACCCCAAAATTAATGAATTCTCTAAAAAATTAGTTGAAAAAATAAGAGAGAAATATAATTTAGATGAAACTTTTAGTTTGTGGGAAGTGGACGCATTGTGGCACTTTATAAATGAGGCTAAGAAGAAGAGCGCTTCCGGCTGCTATTTGGAAATTATCAAGGTTCCTCGTAAAAGAGCCACTATAGATGTTTATAAAGAGACACTCATAGGAAAATATTTGTGGTGTCCAAACACAAAAGAGTATGTAAATGGTGAAAAGGGAGTTATGGAGAAAGTTAAGCCTGAGGACATTATAATCCATGATTGGGATGGTATAATATACGGGTATTCAATAGTAGAGAAAGAGCCTGAAAGTGTCTCTAAGGAAGATTTGATAAAAATTTTTGAAAATGAGAGGTTTCTAAACGACAGTTATAAAGAAGCTATTGAAAAATATACATCTAAAAATATCAAAGGATTTTACATCGTTAAACTTAAGAATTTCAGTAGATTTGAGAAAGAATTTAGGTATTCTGAGGTTGAGGGATTACCAGAACAACAGAATTTACAACGTTTAAGGGGAAAATATTTACTGGAGCTTGATAAGGATGTATGTGAATATTTTGGAATAATGCAAGATGGGCCACCTAAAGAGATCCAATTTGAAAAAGAGATAGGAACTCTCTTAAATGCAAAAAATCAGGTTATTCTCTATGGTCCACCCGGCACGGGTAAGACATGGATTGCAAGAAATTATGCCCTAAATGGAGTAGGAGAAAACAACGATCGTGTGGCATTCGTAACATTCCATCCATCCTTTTCATATGAGGATTTCGTAGAGAGCATAAAACCGAATGCTGATGAAGACGAATTGAGATTCAGAATTGAAGAAGGGATATTCAAGAGGATAGCAAGAAATGCGTACAATGCACTTTTAGAGTATGCTGGTGTTCATGTTTCTAAGAGATGGGATGCGAATGGTGAATTGCCCGATTTAGAGGATGAGGAGAGAAACAAAGTAAAAGATGTCCTTGATAAGGAGGATTTTCCAAAATTCTATATCATCATTGATGAGATTAACAGAGGAGATGTAAGCAAGATATTTGGGGAGCTCATAACTTTGCTGGAGAAAGACAAGCGTCTGTTTATGGAAAATGAGATGATAGTAAGACTTCCTTATTCTAAAAAGAAATTCGGTGTGCCTCCGAATCTTTACATCATAGGCACAATGAACACTGCAGATAGGAGCATAGCGCTTATGGATGTGGCTCTGAGGAGAAGATTTGCTTTCTTGGAGATTATGCCCTCATACACCGTTCTTCTTAAATATCTTGGAATATCAAATGTTAATAAAGAAGATGATGCTGTTAAAGAGATAAAGGACTGGAAGGGAGATGATTTAAGAGATATCAAAAAACTTGCAATAAAAGCTTTATACACAATTAACGAAGAAATCAAAAAGAATTACGACAGAGACCACCAGATAGGACATTCTTACTATTTGCAGCTCAAAGATGCAACGACAGAGGATGAGCTTAAGAGCAAACTGAAATATATCTGGCTCTACGAAATTCTACCTTTACTGCAGGAGTACTTCTACGGCTCAAATGAGAACTTAGAGAAAATACTATACCCATGCAATAAGAGTGGGAATGTAGAAAATGATGTTATTGGATGCTATAAGAGAGATATAATGAGAGAGGATAAAAGTTGGAGCGTAGCGAAGTTCTTCGATGCTATAATTAATCATAAAAAGCCCTCAGAAAAAAATGAGTGA
- a CDS encoding McrC family protein codes for MAYLELLEYKEKELEIVKEKLWDGGKNTIGDRTLDLLKEVNEKFVDEETGTKKEFLDIREYSEKRKVKIKAKNWVGLVSINDWTMEILPKFIYNLKEEEDLKNNRDGIIKNLVKMLQIAWNLPIRDVDISSLKIGENSIFEVLLTIYSIKLLDAIKEGLYKEYIRVSDDLHYVKGQIDFAKYSRRWERRHIIPVNYNDRNPDNLINRTLKYAAYLASLYTRNSMNFSNLKMAENLMDSVSLVPVSASEIDSITFTRLNEGYKPLINLARVIITNLSPEFTGGKKDVFAFLIPMEKVFERFIANSIVQNKSKVLGNDCKSCEVYVQGADQKKHLLKGSRFMLIPDIMIKINGKRYIIDTKYKLLDTEDEKKYGVSQSDVYQMLAYAYAYDTPKIMLLYPKGVGDFDKKEWEFENINSKLAGKKLIIETIDLMKYDLVKEYDKFLEELNKKIDELTKKENTS; via the coding sequence ATGGCCTATTTAGAACTGCTAGAATACAAAGAAAAAGAGCTTGAAATAGTCAAAGAGAAACTCTGGGATGGTGGGAAAAATACCATTGGTGATAGAACTTTAGATTTGCTCAAAGAGGTGAATGAGAAATTTGTAGATGAGGAAACAGGTACAAAGAAAGAGTTTCTAGACATCCGAGAATACTCCGAAAAGAGAAAAGTAAAAATTAAAGCCAAAAACTGGGTTGGATTGGTTAGCATAAATGACTGGACCATGGAAATTTTGCCTAAATTTATTTATAATCTCAAAGAAGAGGAAGACTTAAAAAATAATCGAGATGGAATAATAAAGAACCTCGTGAAAATGTTGCAGATTGCATGGAACTTGCCAATAAGAGACGTGGATATATCCTCACTAAAGATAGGAGAAAATTCCATATTTGAGGTATTGCTCACCATTTATTCAATAAAGCTCTTGGATGCCATAAAAGAGGGTTTGTACAAGGAATACATAAGAGTTTCAGATGACTTGCATTATGTAAAGGGACAGATAGATTTTGCAAAGTACTCTCGTAGATGGGAAAGAAGGCATATTATACCCGTGAATTACAACGATAGAAATCCAGACAATTTGATAAATAGAACACTTAAGTATGCAGCATACCTTGCTTCTCTATATACCCGTAATTCCATGAATTTCTCCAATTTAAAAATGGCAGAGAATCTAATGGACTCGGTTTCTCTTGTTCCCGTTAGTGCATCTGAAATCGATTCAATAACCTTTACAAGGTTAAATGAGGGATACAAACCCTTAATCAATCTGGCTAGGGTTATAATTACAAATTTGAGTCCAGAGTTCACTGGAGGAAAAAAGGATGTGTTTGCATTTTTAATCCCTATGGAGAAGGTGTTTGAGAGATTCATAGCCAATTCGATAGTACAGAACAAATCCAAGGTTTTGGGAAATGATTGTAAAAGTTGTGAAGTATATGTCCAAGGAGCAGATCAAAAAAAGCATCTTCTTAAAGGGAGCAGATTCATGTTAATACCTGATATAATGATAAAAATAAATGGCAAAAGGTACATCATAGATACCAAGTACAAGCTTTTGGATACAGAGGATGAGAAAAAGTATGGTGTATCACAAAGTGATGTTTATCAGATGCTTGCCTATGCTTATGCCTATGATACACCTAAAATTATGTTATTGTACCCAAAGGGTGTTGGTGATTTTGATAAGAAAGAATGGGAGTTTGAAAACATAAATTCTAAATTAGCAGGAAAAAAGTTGATAATAGAAACAATAGATTTAATGAAATATGATTTAGTAAAGGAGTATGATAAATTCTTGGAGGAGCTTAATAAGAAAATAGATGAACTTACCAAGAAAGAAAATACTTCGTAA
- a CDS encoding type IV secretory system conjugative DNA transfer family protein, which yields MQRTALSPESIHEAEQRRKEREEKRLILFVVIGLLFFFPPLFLLPYIIDFLRRKDYSKIPVKRVFDKRRLWSFSFLLTSYSLSYFLIFPFYASLKRNILPFWKPFFSYPFSEFLVYPHFSLYSNLYLFILYGLIVPIVISIPLAVVLKKKYRLRIPPDSLVIPTKQGNIVIEKYNTGIMVVGAPGSGKTELIKQVIYQFPQKRDYVWVIFDPKGDYYEAFGTERDITLSVNGSSYAWNIFWEIDPDRATTDVIEIAKEIFPIEERGGEDKFWVVTSQQLLSAFILTFYRQALQTYTKYFSGKVDRERLKEFLPTNEDFMDFINQLTIEQAYNLLVNQEDLRSVAEYINPQAMKQASGVWSNFYSRINEIFIGDFYKTAGKRQMSIRDYIENPQGRKLFIEYNVETGEAVAPIFRLLVDRAIKYSFARENQYNRIGEPRKKYFVIDEFQLIPKLKRYQELVNFGRSYYITSIIGIQSIAQVIEKYGKDSANAVVAGHAYLFALRAYDSASSQLIRSRIGKKQVWQREPQHIQVQGRGVYVADKYSTTEYFPISEEHLRTMPVGQCIIVTPDGFREVNLYTFQQGKRIIAELLKMYNLGYSSLL from the coding sequence ATGCAGAGAACTGCATTGAGCCCAGAGAGCATACACGAAGCAGAGCAGAGAAGGAAGGAAAGAGAGGAAAAGAGGTTAATTCTCTTTGTAGTCATAGGTTTATTGTTCTTCTTTCCACCCCTGTTCCTGCTCCCCTACATAATAGATTTCCTGCGTAGGAAAGATTACTCAAAAATACCCGTAAAGAGAGTTTTTGATAAAAGAAGATTGTGGAGTTTTTCCTTCCTGCTCACTTCTTACTCTCTTTCTTACTTTCTTATCTTTCCTTTCTATGCGAGTTTGAAAAGGAACATACTCCCCTTCTGGAAACCATTTTTTTCATACCCGTTCTCCGAGTTTTTGGTGTATCCTCACTTCTCCCTTTACTCTAATCTTTACCTGTTCATCCTATACGGGTTGATAGTGCCGATAGTCATAAGCATTCCCCTTGCGGTAGTGTTGAAAAAGAAATACAGGTTGAGGATACCACCAGATAGTTTAGTAATCCCCACCAAGCAAGGAAACATCGTGATAGAGAAGTATAACACGGGAATTATGGTTGTGGGTGCTCCCGGTTCTGGTAAAACGGAATTGATTAAACAAGTAATCTATCAATTCCCGCAAAAGAGAGATTATGTTTGGGTAATTTTCGATCCCAAGGGAGATTATTACGAAGCGTTTGGAACGGAAAGAGACATAACTTTGAGCGTGAATGGTTCTTCTTATGCGTGGAACATATTTTGGGAGATAGACCCCGATAGAGCTACAACGGATGTTATAGAAATAGCCAAAGAGATATTTCCAATTGAAGAAAGAGGAGGAGAGGATAAGTTTTGGGTAGTGACTTCCCAGCAACTCTTATCTGCCTTCATACTCACATTTTACAGACAGGCATTACAGACATACACGAAGTATTTCTCTGGTAAAGTGGATAGGGAGAGATTAAAAGAGTTCCTGCCCACGAACGAGGATTTCATGGATTTCATAAACCAGCTCACCATAGAACAAGCGTATAACCTCTTAGTCAATCAGGAAGATTTGAGGAGCGTTGCCGAATACATCAATCCACAAGCGATGAAACAGGCAAGTGGTGTGTGGAGCAATTTCTATTCCCGCATAAATGAGATATTCATAGGAGATTTCTACAAGACGGCAGGAAAGAGACAGATGAGCATAAGGGATTACATAGAAAATCCACAGGGTAGAAAGTTGTTCATAGAGTATAATGTGGAAACGGGAGAAGCCGTTGCACCGATATTTAGATTGCTGGTTGATAGAGCGATAAAGTATTCCTTTGCCAGAGAAAATCAGTATAATAGGATAGGAGAGCCAAGAAAGAAATACTTTGTTATAGATGAGTTCCAATTGATACCCAAGTTGAAAAGGTATCAGGAATTGGTGAATTTTGGACGCTCTTACTACATAACCTCAATCATAGGAATACAGAGCATAGCACAGGTGATAGAGAAATACGGGAAGGATTCCGCAAATGCGGTAGTTGCCGGACACGCCTATTTGTTTGCCCTCCGTGCCTACGATAGTGCCTCCTCTCAATTGATACGCTCAAGGATTGGAAAGAAACAGGTATGGCAGAGAGAACCCCAGCACATACAGGTTCAAGGCAGAGGAGTTTATGTTGCCGATAAGTATTCCACAACGGAGTATTTCCCGATTAGTGAGGAGCATTTGAGAACCATGCCCGTTGGACAATGTATAATCGTCACTCCCGACGGATTTAGAGAAGTCAATCTCTACACTTTCCAGCAGGGTAAAAGGATAATTGCGGAATTGTTGAAAATGTATAATCTTGGTTATTCTTCTCTCCTTTGA